TTGATGTGTTATGGAATTCCAAAGATCAGTATCCCAAGGATTTTAGAGCAGAGGTATGGCGTGTACcctaaattaattataaacTGATGCGAACTTGTTTTGCTTACAACAATTTGTGttctttaatttgattttgttagATTCTTTTCTCGGACATGGATGCTGCTTCTTCTCTTATCCCAGTTGAGTTGCCCAGTAATGAGGAGAAAGAAGGCCTGCCTGTGGAAGCATTTGCTAAAGTACGAGAAATTTTCAGCAGTGTGGACTGGACTGATCGAAAAGCAGATGTAGCACTTAATGTGCTCCACCAAATCCAGGCAACAAGTGTCCTTTCTGAAAACCTGAAAAGTGGTGGTGCTCAGTATGATATaacaaatttgttgttggacTCAAGTCCGATGAAGGAAACCAAAACGCAGAAAGAACCTGCAGACAGAAGTGGAGATGAAGCCCCTGTGAAACACTCAATGTCTCCTTCAGAACCATCTGAAGATGATCGTACAACTATCAAGAAAGTGGAAGCACAAGAAGAACAGGCCCTCAAGCAGAGACCCATCTCTACCTTGGAACCATCTCAAGATGCTGGCTTAATTGTTCAAAAGGTTGAGGTTAAAGAAACACAGGTTTCTGCCCAGCGACCTGATCCAGCAAAGCTTATTTCACAAAGATTATCTCGCAGTTCTCTGTCTGCTCCTGTTTTGAATGCTAATTTATTGCAAGGATCGTCTATTCCTGTGTCAAGGTATCATAGTGCACCTTCAGCTCTCGGCATTACAGCTTTGTTGCAAGACCATGCTGCCTCCCAGACTGATGAAATCATCGATCCATTGACAAAATCGTCTATCTCAGCTATTTCCTCTCCCATGTTAAGCATTTCTAGGCCAATGCATTCCCATACAGTGTTAAATCCACTTTTGCCACAACCATTACTGGTACTGCCACGGCAGCCACCTCTATCTAGTAATTCAGTTGGGCCACACACAGCTGTAGATAAGCTTTCTCAAAATGCTCAATTAACCATGGAATCAGAAGACTCCTTGCTAAGTGAAACCATTGGGCCAACCCTATCTCCATTAGATGACAATGCACTTGAGCATGGTGGTCGGTCATCAATTTTATCCAATCTTTCACCTCAATCCTCTTTATCAGGACCATTTGATTTTCCTGCTACCAAGATCTCATCtctgcttccttctcctcctgTTCTGGCTTCTCCATCCCAAGTGGAATCTTTATCCAACATTGCAAAAAGCTTGTCTTCAAATGCCTCTTCTCCAACCCATGTCATTTCAACCGTTGCATCATTGATTGGCAATAACTCCTCTCCATCTCCTCCCCTTCCAGCATCTGAAGTTTCTGCATCAGCTGCTTCCCTCATTTCCAGGGTGCCCTCCACAAAGAGCTTGGCAGTTATTTCCAAGCCCCAATCCTTCCCCCACccccccccgcccccgcccccacctccatctccatctccatctccacaTCCTCGTACTGCCTTGGGTTCTGGGTCTGCAGCTCTAGtgcctccacctccacctccacctccaccaccgccgTGTACTGAACCTGCCTCAGGTTTCATGACTGCGCCTCCACATCCACCTCCGCTTCCTCCTAGTTCTGACCCTGTTTCTGGTTTCGTGACTACACCTCCACCTCCTTTTTCTCGTTCTGACCCTGCTTCAGGTTTTGTGAGTACACCTCCAGCACCTCCACCTACCCCTCCACTTCCTTCTTATTCTGGCAGAGCCTTAGGTTCTATGGCTGCGCCTCCTGTGCCTCTGCTTCCCTCTCCTCGATCTGCACCTCTGCCAGGTTCTATGGTTAcacctccccctcccccacctcAGTCTGGCTTTCTGCCAGGTTCAACTGTCACAGCTCCAGCAGCTccacctctctctcctctggGTTCTGGACCTGTGTCAGGTTCTATATCAACACCTTCAGcaccacctcctccacctcctcctggTTTGACACAGAAAGCATCCATTTCTAAGAATTCTGCAACCATTCCACCACCCCCTCCACAACCTCTCACTGGAGGGAATATTGGACCTGTACCTGCAACTCCTAATCCTCCAACTCCACCATTTCACCCAAAGGGGCGGATTTTATCACGTTCAGGTCCAAGAAACCAGGTTCAacaaaaaaaagcaaacctGAAGCCTTATCATTGGTTAAAACTAACCAGGGCTATGCAGGGAAGCTTATGGGCGGAGGCACAAAAGTCAGATGATTCTTTAAAGTGAGAACTgttcaattttcacttttcttttaccCATTAGCCAATTTCCATGCAgcctttattctttttttcccaaggTTTTTATATCTATTTGTTAATCTTATACAGGGCTCCAGAGTTTGACATGTCAGAGATCGAAAGCCTTTTTTCAGTAGCTTCAACTTCAGATAGCACTCATGGAAAATCAAGTCGTGCTTCTGGACGTAAATCTGATAAAATTCAACTGGTACTTCTGCTTTTGCTGTCTTATTATGTAATTTCGAACATCTTTTCCATTGTTTGTATGTCTTATACCTACTACATCTGTTGGCCATACACTAATTGCTTGACTTCCTATTTGCTATTTGTTTTAAGTAACCATAACCAACCTCGTATCATCTTAAGTTCAAGCGGATCTCATTGACCTGATGTCTGCTGAATTTTGCTGATCCCTTTTTTTACAagttttgcatgatgattttgaagaaaattcccCTATTGTATCTGTTGGGTTGATGAGTATTGGTAATCTTGGATGGAAATGAGGCTACAGTAAGCTAAGATCATCTGCAGCTGCCAAATTGGCTGCGTGTTGGTTTGAGGAGGAACTAGATTCTTGGCAATTTTAACGTAACTTATAAGTTAAAATGTATCTTGGCAGCTGCCAATGCCACTGCCTTTATTGCCCAAAAAGAGATAATTCTTGTGTTATAGGATGGACACATATGTTTTATGGTCTTCTGcatatttattacttttttactATCTTGTCAGCGGTTTTTTGCTGGTAAGATTTCTGATGAAGTTAGAAGACTGTTTCTCACAGATTGATCTTCGGAGGGCATACAACTGTGAGATTATGCTTACAAAGGTCAAAGTTCCCTTGCCTGATTTGATGGTAAGCCAAATCTGAAATAATTAAGCAATTATTTGGAAGTCAAGAGCCTGGATGGGAAAAAGTGTTTCTGTGGAGTCTATTGGTGCCGTGATTTAGATATTTCCCTTCCATATGAAAAGGTGTTGTCATATCATAAGCTAATCATTACACTATCTGATATATGTCAAGAAGTTGAAAAGTTGGGCTGGAAATGTGTTTCTGTGAGAAATAAAGTTTATCTGATGAGGTGATGCTGTTATCAGGTTATCAAGGAAACTGATGGTTTTATCATCTTTCTGAGAAATGATGTGTTTCTGATCCCTTCTCCAGTTGTTAACTAAATGGGCTGCTTTTACTTGTATTCATGTGTGGCATCATAGCAGATTGAGATTAATTATATTATGATAAAGATCtgtaatccataaattttgagtAATGTTCCATAATGGGCTGCCATGGTTTTATACAGGGAGATGACAATAAGATGACTTTTGCTTAATTGAATGGTGTAAATTTTAATACAGAACACATTCTGTTTGGCATGTAGCAGAATGTAGAGGGATACCAGGTGATGTTTACTCTTGGGAAGAAAACTGGGCTGGCAAAGTCTAACAAGGCAAGATAATATGACCTGAGTGGGAAAACTTACCTGAACAtactgagagagagaaaattggaATGGAATGCAAGATGATATTTTAACCCAATGACTTGAATGTCAACACGAACTGACGCGTATATAACTTGTTAAGACTAAAATTTTGACATTCAGTGTTAACAAAAATCGACACTAATAAGAAAGAACCTCTAGCACGGTAACTTAAATTATTGCCATCCTTACAGTAAACTTGATTGACACATCGCATTGTGCATTCCCATATAGGAGATTCTCACAGATCTTATGAAGGCAGTTTGAAGAAACAATAACTTCAACTTATGCTAAATTGCAGCTctgaattatgatttttttcccctGAAAGGAAAGATAGATGTACCACAAACAGTGGAGTTTTTTGGTAATGCTGTGTTGACCCTGCCTGAGGTATGATGGATATTGGGTAGTATACTAAAATTCGTGACCATTTAGAACCATGGCTAGCAGAAGttattttgctaataaaaaattagtgaCTTGCCAATAGTTTGATTTGCATTGACACTGCTTTTGCTATCTAATTTGTGTAAACCAATAATGAACTGATGGAATTTACTTCAACCTTGGCTGAAAGTTGTATCAAATCTCATTTTGATTGACATGGCTGCTTCTCTTCCTAGATAGCTCTTATCAAAACTTAGCAAAATATGGTTACTGGAGGAATTTTCACGTGTCCTTTTCTCATTTGATGCACATGCATTCAAACGTCATGCAGAGTTTTGTCCTTGCCCTAGATGATTCAGCATTAGATGTGGATCAGGTCGATAACCTTATAAAGTTCTGCCCAACAAAAGAAGAGATTGAGTTACTCAAGGTACCTTATGATATATGTACTCTGTCAACATGATTCTCTCCTTTTTATCCTTGAAAATGAAGTTGTTGCATATTGATTATTTCGGTCATTTCTTTTATGGCTTATTGTTTTCCTATTCAAGGGTTATAATGGAGACAAGGAAGCCCTGGGCAAATGCGAGCAGGTTGGCAATTTTCATCGTCATTTGGCTAATTGTGATATGAGTAAACACAAGATCACAGCTTCATGTCCACTATTTATTGTTCTTCAAACTTTCTTCTTGCAAATATTTATAATGATTATAAGACACCATTCAGTATAAGGCTATAgcaaatcattttattaaatggaAATCACCTTTATACTGAAAACCACTGTTGAATGTGGATCTCCATGGTTGCAAATCTGGTAAAAGTCAAGTTCCTTGGCTATACCATTTTGCGTCATTTGATAATGCTTTCATATAAGGGGAATGTTGATGGCATTTCCCAAATATATATGGATTATATAACAAAGACTTTTGGAGAAAGGACATTTTAGATAGCAAAGCAGTTTAAAAAAtccagaagaaaaggaaagtgctGTTCTGTTTCTACAGAACTGATtctattcattcattcattccttTTCGTCCTTTCTCCATGTAGAATCCATATGATAGAAACAAGCACCGTACAAGATAATTCTTCCAAAACTGCCTTCCTTAAGATATTGTGATGATGAATGGCCTAGGATAGATCTTACCATACAGATCCGTATGGATCCATACTAAACAATACTATTGGCATGGGCTGTAGTTATAAATCATTTCGTTGTCAATATGGTGAATATTAATTGCTAATTGCAAACGCTTACTTGAAAATTGGAATCCTTGTCAAGCATTGATATTGGTATCCATCTCCTTACTTTTTGAAGATACTTTGGTATATTGATGATAAGTtgattcctttccttttttggtgGTTCTGGTTTTGTAGATGTTCATGATTGTGCAACAAACCTCTTGCATATATTCATGTAATAACAAATACTTTGG
The window above is part of the Eucalyptus grandis isolate ANBG69807.140 chromosome 6, ASM1654582v1, whole genome shotgun sequence genome. Proteins encoded here:
- the LOC104437132 gene encoding formin-like protein 6 isoform X1, which codes for MGLFRKFFYKKPPDGLLEISERVYVFDYCFTTDALEEDEYKVYIGGVVSELCDHSPDASFMVFNFREGENQSHIAKLLSEYDMTVMDYPRHYEGCPVLTMEMIHHFLRSSESWLLLGQQNVLLMHCERGGWPVLAFMLAALLIYRKQYTGEQKTLDMVYKQAPRELLQLMSPLNPLPSQLRYLQYVSRRNVGSEWPPLDRALTLDCIILRLIPTLDAEGGCRPIFRIFGQDPFMIADKTPKVLFSTPKRSKLVRHYKQADCELVKIDIHCYIQGDVVLECISLDDDLDHEEMMFRVMFNTAFIRANILMLNRDEIDVLWNSKDQYPKDFRAEILFSDMDAASSLIPVELPSNEEKEGLPVEAFAKVREIFSSVDWTDRKADVALNVLHQIQATSVLSENLKSGGAQYDITNLLLDSSPMKETKTQKEPADRSGDEAPVKHSMSPSEPSEDDRTTIKKVEAQEEQALKQRPISTLEPSQDAGLIVQKVEVKETQVSAQRPDPAKLISQRLSRSSLSAPVLNANLLQGSSIPVSRYHSAPSALGITALLQDHAASQTDEIIDPLTKSSISAISSPMLSISRPMHSHTVLNPLLPQPLLVLPRQPPLSSNSVGPHTAVDKLSQNAQLTMESEDSLLSETIGPTLSPLDDNALEHGGRSSILSNLSPQSSLSGPFDFPATKISSLLPSPPVLASPSQVESLSNIAKSLSSNASSPTHVISTVASLIGNNSSPSPPLPASEVSASAASLISRVPSTKSLAVISKPQSFPHPPPPPPPPPSPSPSPHPRTALGSGSAALVPPPPPPPPPPPCTEPASGFMTAPPHPPPLPPSSDPVSGFVTTPPPPFSRSDPASGFVSTPPAPPPTPPLPSYSGRALGSMAAPPVPLLPSPRSAPLPGSMVTPPPPPPQSGFLPGSTVTAPAAPPLSPLGSGPVSGSISTPSAPPPPPPPGLTQKASISKNSATIPPPPPQPLTGGNIGPVPATPNPPTPPFHPKGRILSRSGPRNQVQQKKANLKPYHWLKLTRAMQGSLWAEAQKSDDSLKAPEFDMSEIESLFSVASTSDSTHGKSSRASGRKSDKIQLIDLRRAYNCEIMLTKVKVPLPDLMSFVLALDDSALDVDQVDNLIKFCPTKEEIELLKGYNGDKEALGKCEQFFLELMKVPRVEAKLRVFSFKIQFHSQVSDLSSSLNVVNAASEEASLFSFHLLSLLAKALTICINITLLQSDQIRNSVKLKRIMQTILSLGNALNQGTARGSAIGFRLDSLLKLTDTRAKNNKITLMHYLCKVLAEKLPEVIDFPKDLTHLEASTKIQLKFLAEEMQAISKGLEKVVQELAASENDGPVSKNFCENLKSF
- the LOC104437132 gene encoding formin-like protein 6 isoform X2 produces the protein MGLFRKFFYKKPPDGLLEISERVYVFDYCFTTDALEEDEYKVYIGGVVSELCDHSPDASFMVFNFREGENQSHIAKLLSEYDMTVMDYPRHYEGCPVLTMEMIHHFLRSSESWLLLGQQNVLLMHCERGGWPVLAFMLAALLIYRKQYTGEQKTLDMVYKQAPRELLQLMSPLNPLPSQLRYLQYVSRRNVGSEWPPLDRALTLDCIILRLIPTLDAEGGCRPIFRIFGQDPFMIADKTPKVLFSTPKRSKLVRHYKQADCELVKIDIHCYIQGDVVLECISLDDDLDHEEMMFRVMFNTAFIRANILMLNRDEIDVLWNSKDQYPKDFRAEILFSDMDAASSLIPVELPSNEEKEGLPVEAFAKVREIFSSVDWTDRKADVALNVLHQIQATSVLSENLKSGGAQYDITNLLLDSSPMKETKTQKEPADRSGDEAPVKHSMSPSEPSEDDRTTIKKVEAQEEQALKQRPISTLEPSQDAGLIVQKVEVKETQVSAQRPDPAKLISQRLSRSSLSAPVLNANLLQGSSIPVSRYHSAPSALGITALLQDHAASQTDEIIDPLTKSSISAISSPMLSISRPMHSHTVLNPLLPQPLLVLPRQPPLSSNSVGPHTAVDKLSQNAQLTMESEDSLLSETIGPTLSPLDDNALEHGGRSSILSNLSPQSSLSGPFDFPATKISSLLPSPPVLASPSQVESLSNIAKSLSSNASSPTHVISTVASLIGNNSSPSPPLPASEVSASAASLISRVPSTKSLAVISKPQSFPHPPPPPPPPPSPSPSPHPRTALGSGSAALVPPPPPPPPPPPCTEPASGFMTAPPHPPPLPPSSDPVSGFVTTPPPPFSRSDPASGFVSTPPAPPPTPPLPSYSGRALGSMAAPPVPLLPSPRSAPLPGSMVTPPPPPPQSGFLPGSTVTAPAAPPLSPLGSGPVSGSISTPSAPPPPPPPGLTQKASISKNSATIPPPPPQPLTGGNIGPVPATPNPPTPPFHPKGRILSRSGPRNQVQQKKANLKPYHWLKLTRAMQGSLWAEAQKSDDSLKAPEFDMSEIESLFSVASTSDSTHGKSSRASGRKSDKIQLIDLRRAYNCEIMLTKVKVPLPDLMSFVLALDDSALDVDQVDNLIKFCPTKEEIELLKGYNGDKEALGKCEQFFLELMKVPRVEAKLRVFSFKIQFHSQVSDLSSSLNVVNAASEEIRNSVKLKRIMQTILSLGNALNQGTARGSAIGFRLDSLLKLTDTRAKNNKITLMHYLCKVLAEKLPEVIDFPKDLTHLEASTKIQLKFLAEEMQAISKGLEKVVQELAASENDGPVSKNFCENLKSF
- the LOC104437132 gene encoding formin-like protein 6 isoform X3: MGLFRKFFYKKPPDGLLEISERVYVFDYCFTTDALEEDEYKVYIGGVVSELCDHSPDASFMVFNFREGENQSHIAKLLSEYDMTVMDYPRHYEGCPVLTMEMIHHFLRSSESWLLLGQQNVLLMHCERGGWPVLAFMLAALLIYRKQYTGEQKTLDMVYKQAPRELLQLMSPLNPLPSQLRYLQYVSRRNVGSEWPPLDRALTLDCIILRLIPTLDAEGGCRPIFRIFGQDPFMIADKTPKVLFSTPKRSKLVRHYKQADCELVKIDIHCYIQGDVVLECISLDDDLDHEEMMFRVMFNTAFIRANILMLNRDEIDVLWNSKDQYPKDFRAEILFSDMDAASSLIPVELPSNEEKEGLPVEAFAKVREIFSSVDWTDRKADVALNVLHQIQATSVLSENLKSGGAQYDITNLLLDSSPMKETKTQKEPADRSGDEAPVKHSMSPSEPSEDDRTTIKKVEAQEEQALKQRPISTLEPSQDAGLIVQKVEVKETQVSAQRPDPAKLISQRLSRSSLSAPVLNANLLQGSSIPVSRYHSAPSALGITALLQDHAASQTDEIIDPLTKSSISAISSPMLSISRPMHSHTVLNPLLPQPLLVLPRQPPLSSNSVGPHTAVDKLSQNAQLTMESEDSLLSETIGPTLSPLDDNALEHGGRSSILSNLSPQSSLSGPFDFPATKISSLLPSPPVLASPSQVESLSNIAKSLSSNASSPTHVISTVASLIGNNSSPSPPLPASEVSASAASLISRVPSTKSLAVISKPQSFPHPPPPPPPPPSPSPSPHPRTALGSGSAALVPPPPPPPPPPPCTEPASGFMTAPPHPPPLPPSSDPVSGFVTTPPPPFSRSDPASGFVSTPPAPPPTPPLPSYSGRALGSMAAPPVPLLPSPRSAPLPGSMVTPPPPPPQSGFLPGSTVTAPAAPPLSPLGSGPVSGSISTPSAPPPPPPPGLTQKASISKNSATIPPPPPQPLTGGNIGPVPATPNPPTPPFHPKGRILSRSGPRNQVQQKKANLKPYHWLKLTRAMQGSLWAEAQKSDDSLKAPEFDMSEIESLFSVASTSDSTHGKSSRASGRKSDKIQLTVSHRLIFGGHTTVRLCLQRSKFPCLI